A genomic region of Catalinimonas niigatensis contains the following coding sequences:
- a CDS encoding VCBS repeat-containing protein, translated as MKQKLLVGLLVLCLFCGCESEPKLFSSLAAEKTGITFINQLTETEEININEYLYAHNGGGVAIGDINNDGLPDIYFTANRLPNRLYLNKGDMIFEDITEQAGVAGLYGPDHWTTGVVMADVNGDGWLDIYVSQVSQYNFFKGHNQLFINNGAQPDRQITFTEKAQEYGLAIKGYAQQAAFFDYDGDGDLDMYQLRHAVHNPDVYIKAVLRTRRDSLAGDQLFKNENGKFQDVSEEAGIYGAALGYGLAVAIGDLDNNGCPDIYVSNDFHENDYVYYNNCDGTFREDIKGTLGHSSTFSMGSDIADFNNDGLLDILTLDMKPEDEVIKKKSAGPDPYDIYAYKLGFGYYYQYPRNMLHLNRGNLFEGNVQFSEIGQLAGVDATDWSWSALMADLDNDGWKDIYITNGILRRPIDLDYINYTYDQEAGQKQSALEKAHSMPEGAVSNYAYQNQGNLTFKNVSADWGLNEVGYSMGAAYADLDNDGDLDLVVNHLNAPAAVYRNNSGQISENHFIKIRLKGDQQNPYGVGARVIVKIEEMEMIQELQPVRGWQSSVDYTLNFGLGKASAIQKIAILWPDGSQQVLLDVPADQFLEVEKKPASQKVARSSVPKMFSDITEETGITFKHQENHFIDFNMERLIPHKLSTEGPGLAVADVNGDGLEDFFIGGASGQAGELYLQSPQDSVLFVKSSTSVFEQDQVHEDITSLFFDADQDGDADLYMVSGGGQFNQSKNNEDRLYLNDGLGNFVRSEQSLPNDNGSCVVATDFDGDGYTDLFVGTRAVVGAYGLSPDSYLLWNNGQGQLIQDTTAYAQVLAQLGMVSDAVWLEDSRELAVVGEWMPITFLSFGKDNIEKREIPNTSGWWNTIEAADLNADGKLDLLCGNMGLNSELKASPQEPLGLYVKDFDNNLMTDPIMTYYRQGKEWVYAGLDALKKQIPPIRIRYNDYASFASHTFEQVFSEAFISNSVTKKVQMLQSVYLLNQGNGAYMIHNFPTSVQYAPLYAFLTEDFNQDGIADVLAVGNFDGNVPTLGRYDASYGSYLQGKGDGNFEAIEAWNSGFAVYGEARDMKQIKIGVQRKVIISRNNAKPRLMQVQPLIEDNQTVLLLP; from the coding sequence ATGAAGCAGAAACTTCTGGTAGGTTTGCTGGTGCTTTGCCTGTTCTGCGGCTGTGAATCGGAACCTAAATTATTCTCTTCACTTGCTGCTGAAAAAACGGGTATCACATTTATCAACCAGCTTACTGAAACTGAAGAGATTAATATCAATGAATACCTCTATGCCCATAACGGAGGAGGGGTCGCCATAGGCGATATCAATAATGATGGCCTGCCCGATATTTATTTTACCGCCAATCGATTGCCCAACCGACTGTATCTTAACAAAGGAGACATGATTTTTGAGGACATCACCGAGCAGGCAGGAGTAGCCGGATTGTATGGCCCTGACCACTGGACCACCGGTGTAGTGATGGCCGACGTCAATGGAGATGGCTGGCTGGATATTTATGTCTCACAGGTCTCCCAATACAATTTTTTCAAAGGGCACAATCAGCTTTTTATCAATAATGGTGCTCAGCCAGATAGGCAAATAACATTTACTGAGAAAGCACAGGAATATGGGTTAGCCATCAAAGGCTATGCGCAGCAGGCTGCTTTTTTTGACTACGATGGAGATGGTGATCTGGACATGTACCAGCTCAGGCATGCGGTGCATAACCCGGATGTATACATCAAAGCTGTGTTGCGGACCCGTCGCGACAGCCTGGCAGGAGATCAGTTATTTAAAAATGAGAATGGAAAATTCCAGGATGTAAGCGAAGAAGCAGGCATTTATGGCGCGGCTTTAGGCTACGGACTGGCAGTGGCTATCGGCGATCTGGACAACAATGGCTGTCCGGATATCTATGTGTCCAATGATTTTCACGAAAATGATTATGTCTATTACAACAACTGCGATGGCACTTTTCGTGAAGATATCAAAGGAACATTAGGACACTCCAGTACTTTCTCTATGGGCAGCGATATCGCTGACTTTAACAATGATGGCCTGCTGGACATCCTCACCCTGGACATGAAGCCGGAGGATGAAGTCATCAAAAAAAAGTCAGCCGGTCCTGATCCCTATGATATTTATGCATACAAACTGGGTTTTGGTTACTATTATCAATATCCCCGCAATATGCTGCACCTCAACCGGGGAAATCTGTTTGAAGGCAATGTACAGTTCAGTGAGATCGGTCAACTGGCTGGTGTAGATGCTACCGACTGGAGCTGGAGTGCTTTGATGGCTGATCTGGACAATGACGGCTGGAAAGATATCTACATCACCAACGGTATTCTGCGCAGACCCATTGACCTGGATTACATCAATTATACCTACGATCAGGAAGCAGGACAGAAACAGTCTGCACTGGAAAAAGCCCATAGCATGCCTGAAGGCGCAGTGTCCAATTATGCATATCAAAATCAAGGCAATCTGACTTTCAAAAATGTATCTGCGGATTGGGGGTTGAATGAGGTAGGCTATTCTATGGGCGCGGCTTATGCAGACCTGGATAATGATGGTGACCTGGATCTGGTAGTTAACCATTTGAATGCACCTGCTGCTGTGTATCGGAATAATTCCGGGCAAATCAGTGAAAATCATTTTATCAAAATCAGGCTGAAAGGAGATCAGCAAAATCCCTATGGCGTAGGAGCCAGGGTAATTGTCAAAATAGAAGAGATGGAAATGATTCAGGAACTTCAACCGGTGAGAGGCTGGCAGTCTTCGGTAGATTATACCTTGAATTTTGGTCTGGGTAAGGCTTCCGCTATCCAGAAAATCGCTATCCTTTGGCCTGATGGAAGTCAGCAGGTGTTATTAGATGTGCCTGCCGATCAGTTTCTGGAAGTTGAGAAAAAACCTGCTTCCCAAAAAGTAGCTCGATCTTCTGTTCCTAAAATGTTCAGTGACATTACCGAAGAAACAGGTATCACTTTTAAACACCAGGAAAATCATTTCATAGATTTTAATATGGAAAGGCTGATTCCCCATAAGCTTTCTACTGAAGGACCTGGGCTTGCTGTCGCTGATGTTAACGGAGATGGACTGGAAGATTTTTTCATTGGAGGAGCCTCAGGCCAGGCAGGAGAACTATATCTGCAAAGTCCTCAAGATTCCGTTTTGTTTGTCAAAAGCAGTACCTCTGTTTTTGAACAGGACCAAGTACACGAAGATATAACTTCGTTGTTTTTTGATGCAGATCAGGATGGAGACGCCGATCTTTATATGGTGAGTGGGGGAGGGCAATTCAACCAAAGCAAAAACAACGAAGATCGCCTTTATCTTAATGATGGATTGGGAAATTTTGTCAGGTCGGAGCAATCCCTGCCCAATGACAATGGCTCCTGTGTGGTAGCCACTGATTTTGATGGCGATGGCTACACAGATCTGTTCGTAGGTACGCGTGCAGTAGTAGGAGCTTACGGACTTTCGCCTGACAGCTATTTACTTTGGAACAATGGACAGGGACAATTGATACAAGATACCACCGCATATGCTCAGGTATTAGCTCAATTGGGAATGGTTTCGGATGCGGTCTGGCTGGAAGATAGCCGGGAACTGGCAGTAGTTGGTGAGTGGATGCCCATTACTTTTCTTTCCTTTGGTAAAGATAACATAGAGAAAAGAGAAATTCCCAATACTTCCGGCTGGTGGAATACCATAGAGGCTGCTGATCTGAATGCTGATGGCAAACTGGACCTGCTTTGCGGAAACATGGGCTTGAATTCGGAGCTAAAAGCCTCGCCTCAGGAGCCTCTCGGCCTGTATGTCAAAGACTTTGACAACAACCTGATGACAGATCCCATCATGACTTATTACCGGCAGGGAAAAGAATGGGTGTATGCCGGACTGGATGCCTTGAAAAAACAGATTCCACCCATCAGGATCAGGTACAACGACTATGCTTCCTTTGCCAGCCATACCTTTGAACAAGTATTTTCGGAAGCCTTCATCAGCAATTCTGTAACTAAAAAAGTGCAGATGTTACAATCGGTGTATCTGCTTAACCAGGGTAATGGTGCATATATGATCCACAATTTTCCGACCTCCGTTCAGTATGCTCCGTTATATGCCTTTCTGACAGAAGATTTTAACCAGGACGGTATTGCAGATGTGCTGGCAGTGGGTAACTTTGATGGCAATGTGCCTACGCTGGGTCGTTATGATGCCTCTTATGGCAGTTACCTGCAAGGCAAAGGAGATGGAAACTTTGAAGCTATTGAAGCCTGGAACAGTGGTTTTGCCGTCTATGGTGAAGCCAGAGACATGAAGCAGATCAAAATCGGAGTACAGAGGAAAGTAATCATCAGCCGCAACAATGCAAAACCCCGGCTAATGCAAGTGCAGCCTCTGATAGAAGATAATCAAACAGTATTATTACTACCATAA